The segment GTTGCACCAGTTTGTATGCAGAATTTATCCTCTCTAGACTCTTACGCCAGTCCGAGGATTGGGGTATGCAATAGCTCCAGCACTATTGTCGTCTTCTTATGAACAATATTCACATTCAAACATAACTATGGCACCCATACATTGTGATAGATAACAATATGCTAATAATAATTACTAACCTGAATGCCTTCCTTAAATTGGTACGCCAAACTCAGCTTCAAACTAGTTGTGGAGGACATAAATTGCATTATATGGCCGTAACTTGCATCGCCTAGCCAATCATTATTTAATTCCAGAGTCAGGCGGCTAACAGAAAGAGAGTTTACTCGCCGTGCTTATGGCATTCGCATTGCCCAATCAAACTAGCATTTAATTGGAGTCTTAACCTGTAATATGCTCACGCCTAGCAAGGTAAAATTTCACACCCAGCTCAGATAAGACTGCGCCAGCAGATAGAAACAATAACGCCCAGCATATAATTTAGTTGCGCCAGCCATACTTATGCACTTCGCTGGAAAACTACATTTTTGTATTAGGACAAAATTCGAACCCCACATGGCGCCCAATCTTCCCTGAAAATTCTTTCAACTCCAAAATTCATTAATTTGTTTTGTTCACAACAGAATTTGTTCCTGCAAACCCTTCTGAGCAATTCTGTAAACCACCAACATTGATACACCAGCATAGTCTCTGTTGAAACTATCAGCAATCAACCAGACAAGATCTACACCACCGTGGTTGATATTTTCGGTGAGGTTTTTCATCCCGAGGAAGTTCTTCCTGATCTTAAGTTCCTGATTTTTCTTTCACCTTTGATCCTTTTGTTCTTAGCCTCCTTCAGCAATTGATCTCCCACAATATTCACATAGGATTAAATTTGCAAACCCttgcaaaccctaaccctagatctcacccgctctgataccatgttagttttaggaTCAGAAATGTAAGCAATCAGAAAATGCAACACATAAGACAATGAACACGATGTTTACActgggaaaaccctcctactcgagggagaaaAACTCAGCAAATAATCTCTTATATATCAGATAAAGAAGTGCAGAATTCTGCATGCAACAATCAGGCCTTATACAGGGCCAAGTCTCATACAACAATATACATGTCTCTTCTCTTGAATGAATGATTATTATTCTTGAAGAATTCGATCTGCTGCTAGAAGGATGCAAACTTCTTCTGCTGCTTAGGAGAGGTGAACTTGAGAGGATGAATTGTGATACACAAATGAGAGGACTTGATCTTCCTTAAATACATAACTAGGCAACCTCTTGCCTAGGTCGGCCCCCTAGAGAAAATACAAGATATAAAATATTAATTGCCCATCAAGGCCGACCTGCCTTGGAAaacatttcatttaattttatttagaaCATGAAGGCTTCCCTGCCTTTAATTAAGAGAAAATAGCTCCTGAAGCTATAAAACATATACGAAACACATTGAACCCATTGCCCTCTGCTATGACTTTCTTACTACAACCTGCAAACATATACTAGAACTAACCTGTACACAGATTGATAATGAGCAAAGCATGAGCACTTCTATattcatttgaatttgaattgtcTTTCAAAACGTTATTGTCATGGGTATATATAGGTGTGCTGCCTTAGTTATTCATGCATATTACAAGAAACCATGGACATATTGACAATTAACTACAAGTACACATATATGCACATACGTCATGAATACCTAAATATTGACAATTAACTTGCATGTGGAGGGAACAGAGAAGAGCCTTTGATCAGGTTAAAAATGCAACTACTCCAGGAATTTGAATTTGAGCCTTTGGCTGGCATAATTTGCATGTAGAGGGGCAACATAAAACAGAGTGAAATGTCTCAGACTATGTTTGCATGTATAAATATGATCTGAATGGCTAACAAGTAAATATGAACCCTAAAATCCACAGTTATAGCATGCTAATCGAATGGGATACTCTTAATTTTATCTGATTTCCCAATGAATCTGAATTTTTTCAAACaaccatatgctcaaaattattCAGGCAAATCACTGAATAGAGCAGTAAACTGAATCTTGAAATAATGCTTCTTTATTATAATGCAGATGAGAATTTATAAACAAACATATGCATTTTGAAGTCACCACAAGGGACTCTAGTCTGAAATTCTGAATATATTGTCTAATAAAAAAGGAGATTTTCAGAACTTCGATTACAATTTACTCACTGTATCACAAAGTCCTTCCGTCCTTAAGTCACGGATAGGTAGTGGCTGGAATGACCAAATTATGTcttgaaatgaatgatgaagactTGGGCGCAGCAGCAATTATTGGGGAGTTTCTTCAATGGTGGCTTACTCCAGATCTGCAATCAAAGCCCTGTTATTTCTGCTGTAAACCTCTGCTATGAATGTCAGATAACAAGATTTATGCTGGGTGGTTGATCTCTCAATATGATCTATTAATGGGAAGTATCTATGCATTCACACTCCAAGAATGATGAGACTTGAAAGTTAATAGTAATACCCAAAGAACAGCAATTTTGTCTGATATATCAGCAGCCAAACTTAAGTCAAACGATGGTGGAATTATGTGATGAAATATGCAGGTCTCAGCTCCCAGCATACCCTAAGAAtagctcttgaactcaatataaCTCAGCTTCCACTCAGAAAACAATGATGCCTGAGGATTTACTTGGAATATCCAAATCGTCCAATCtgcaattttcacaaaatctcAAATTCAGTTCAACTGGCAACCTGGAAATGGTGCACAAGACAAGAGGTAAAGGTATTTGTCCTAACCTCAAGGTAGGTGAACAAGGGGTTTCATCCTGGATGCATCGACACTCCAAACTTGGAAATGAACTAAATGAATATGAAAATCAGATGATCATAAATGTCCAAATGTTCTGTCTTTTATACCTGTTGGCTCTTTGATAAACCAAAACTTTAGTTGGCCTCAAACTTGAAATAATTTGGCACACCCTAAAAACAAAATGAGTTGCCTCCaaggagatttattattattaatattattttaatataattatttataatagTATATTATTTCTTCTTATAATACAGTATTCTAAAGGTAACActttaagttaattaaattaatattttattctcccagaggaggggacatgacacagaGAAGAGCTTTGATCAGGCCAAAAATGCAACTGCTTGAGAACTTTGAACTAGGGTGTTCTCTTTCGACCACATACAGATATTCTTTCTGGATGGGTTGTACCAAGGAGAAAGGTCATCAATGTGTTGTCTGCACTTGCAGTGTTAAATACTTAATAATCATCATAAAGCTTTTTTTCATAATGTAGACTTTTGAAGAAGGGGTTGATGTTATGGAAACCTTTAGAGTAAACTTTCCTTCTTTCCTACAATTTCCACCATTTATGCTTGCACAGCATAAATGAATGGGCAGGAAATCAATAGCCTCTATATTAAGGGTCAATAAAGTCTCAGATTCGTCCTAAATTGTAACAAGAAAAGTCATCTTTGCGCATGACCAATTGCTTTGTGCAAGGAAAATGATAAATCGTCTTATTGGTTCACTCAATTTTAGCTTATCTGCTCAATGGCAATTAACCTTGACAGGATTCAAAGAGACTTCATTTTTGTGCTCTTAATGAAACTATTATTACAAACTTGGTTTAAAGTTGGTATATGTTTTAGGCAGGAACGTAACAGCTGAAATAGCAATATATGTTGTGCATGTATTATTAATTAAGGAAATGATAAATCTGGTTTGTGTTCGTGCAGATCTGGACTGTATTTTTACAGTCATATGCAACCTTGTAACAAAAGCGCAAACTCCAGATGAAGCACTGGCTATGGCAGAACAGATAGCAACAAAAGTCACCCAACAACCCAATGATAAACCTGCCTTGCGCTTGAGAATGTAAAGGCTTCAACTTGTGTTTGTCTGAAGAAACTATTCTGCGATGCATTAATTTTTTGAGAATATTAATCATAGATTGCTTTTTGTTGATCTCTCAGATTATTCAACCTGTACAACATGCTTGACAATCGATATAGCAAATTCCTGGTTTATAAAAGAGCACTTAAACTGGCGGCTAATGGGAAAATTGCAGATCTCATTATTCCTTCTTTCAAAAAGATGGATATTTTCTTGAAAGAGTGGAATATAGCAAAAAGTGATCAGCGAGAGCTTTTTATAACAATTTCTAATATCCTCAAGGACAATAAAGGGTAATTTTCCCCTGCTATTTGTAGATTTTAAATTTCATTTGCGAGTCTACTTTAGAATAACAATTTTCATGATATGTAGTGCAGTTCAGCAAAAGATTCTTACTCCTTCCTTATAAAGTACTTAGCAACTTTTGATGGTGAGGATGCTTACTCCATGGGCGAAGCAAAAGAAGAAGCTGTGAGGGCCATAATAGAATTTGTTAAAGCACCTGATATGTTCCAGGTTCGTTTTGCTTAATTTGAATTCTCATTTTATCATGAACTGCATATACAAACTTCATTTTTTTAAATGCTTGATTGAATATTAGAGGTATATTGGTTCGAAAGGGCTGTGCTAGAATCTTTAGTTTCCATTTATTAATTTTGCTTATATCTTTTGGACTTATTTTTGGATCTTATCCAATCAGTACCAGGATTCCATATGTTGCGTACATCATTATTATTTTTGCATTGCCAAGTTCTTGATATTTGGAGACACAAATAACCAAAGGGATTGTGCCTGATTCAGTGTGACTTACTAGATATGGCTGCTGTGGCACAACTCGAGAAAGATGGAAAATATGCTTTGGTTTACCGCTTGCTGCAAATTTTTCTTACTCAACGATTAGATGCCTATTTGGAGTTTGAAGCTACAAATTCTGCTTTGTTGAAAAGCTATGGTATGCTTCTGAATTTTAAAGAGTGTAATGTGTATATCATTCCTTGTATTTTCTTGGTGGTTAGTAAGATACAATACAACTTACACATTTGTCTTCAACTATAGGTATTGTTCGAGATGATTGCATAACTAAAATGCGATTGATGTCTTTTGCCGATCTTGCTTCAAAAGGGTCTGGGGAAATTTCTTACAGTTCTGTGAGGGACACATTACGGGTAATACCAGGTTTTAATCCATCTACTAGGTGCTCAGTATGGCTATGTTTCTAGAGTTTTGTAAATTGACTAGGGCTTTGTTACAGGTTGACACCTGCTTTCAATTTCTCTTTTAACTTAAACAGGTCACAGATGATGAGGTAGAGTTTTGGATAGTTCGGGCAACTAGTGCAAAGCTGGTAGACTGTAAGATGGATCAAATGCGCCAAGTAGCAGTTGTCAGGTATGTATGATGCACGCGTATTTGCATTTGGCCGGTACATGATAAGTCTGATTTGTTGGTTCTTTTTTTATTTGATATCTGGTGGTGACTGGCAGCCGATCCACTGAGCGAGTATTTGGACCAGCACAATGGAATGAACTGCACTCAAGACTGTCACTTTGGAAGGTGGTGACTTTTTTATCATCTGATGAATTTGCATAATTCAGTCATAATAGTAAAAAATTATAATAGTTTCTCATTCAATTCAGTCTTAATATTTCATAACTTGTTTTTGATGCTTTGTTATGATGTGGAAGGGTGATGGAGGAAACTGGTTAGAATAAGATCAAGAGTTTGTTTTAATGCATTTTTCTATTGCGCGTATAATTTACTCCGCTTGATCTGACAGGACAATATTACAAATATTATTAGAAACATTCAGAAGGTGAATGCTGCTCCTGAACAGGTGCCTGAAGCAATGCAAGGAGTGGCAGTCCAATAAgcatgtatttttcattttttggtaCAATTTTTGCCAACTAAAATCTCTCTTGGGTTTTTCTCGGATCAGTAAAAAGAGCAGTTAAATTCAGGATCAGTAACATTAGGCCATAAAAAAATAGGTTTTCGATTGAGAATCTCTGTTTTACAGGCTTAAACAGAAAAGCTAAATATGGTTAGTTTTATATTGGGATATGAAGAAATCAATTTTTGTTCTGGACATGTTCTTTGTGATTAGGCTCTTGGCCTCGGTTAGAATATTGGGGTTCTGCCCTTATTAATCGTGTATTCTTAGAAATGGAATGCTAAGGTATTTAGCTTCTGCATAGCATACCTTTTTAAtaatttcaaacacaattttaaTTTAATTACGTTGAACCACTTTTTACCAGTTCTTGTTTCAGTATAATTTTTCGATTTTTATTGTGGAATTTTCCTTTAGTTGCATTTACAGAAGTGGGATGCTAAACAATGGGGTTCTGTATATCGTGCCTTCTTAGGTTTGGGTCCCATTGGGTGACTCCAGGATCTATTTTTTAGGCGGTCCCATGaagcaaaaaaataataaattgatACAGGATTAATTGGAATCATTTCCTGAAAAGTAGCAGCCACTGCTTTCTAGGATTGCAGATTTGAGCCGGTGGAGGGGCTAGAAATTGTCCCACCAGCTTAGGCTTTTTTTCTGCCACTTGTCAATCATCTCAGATTCTCAAGTTATTCAATTTTTTACCAATTTATtctgtttttgatattaaaagcagcaaAATAAGGGTGGTGACCCTGTAGAACAAGCCCCAAGGATATAGAAATTAGGCCAACAGGCCGCTAACAAACAGACTACTTACAGCATACAGGCCAAACAAGCCACCAACATCACATAGCCAGACAGGCCACTAACAGCACAAAACTACCAACATCCCACATCAAATGTGGGACGAACTAACAAGCAAATCCAAACTTTCGTAACAAAAGCTTGGACAAGATCTGAGAGAGGGCCAACACCCTCGTCTCCAAGAGACCTCAAAACCCCAAAACGTCTCCACCTCCATAGAAGACAAAGGTGGGATCTTGGCAGACAGACAGCCTCTAATATTGAATGAACAACTGGGGGCAGACAAACATTCTCCATTTCCATAGGAGACTATGAAGGAACCACCGATGAGATCACAATTGTGACCTCAAACAGGAACTCTGCAACCACTGAAACAGGACCATCACTAAACCTGCAGAAGCAACGTTCACCTCAATAAGTCAGGAGCGCAGGAAGAGGCAAGGTAACTCCACCTCAAAAGGAGCCcaataaaacaaaatagaaagtgaAAACACCAACTCAAGATAAGACAGAGTCAAAAGCCAATATATTCGCATAAGATAAAAGATAGCTCTTCAACTTAGAATAGACAAATGAGACCAAGAAAAAAGCaaaaatgatcaatgacaaattgaaagaTGGGAGATCCAACTTGAACTTAGTGAGTTCGAGAAAAGATATGGCTAGTTACCTAGATCTTGATCTTGTTTGCCAAAGCTTATTAAGATGCAATTTTttatccaattttgcaatttttgttTGTTTAAGTAGTTGTTTTAGGTTTGATAATAAAAATAATTCCTTGTTTTTGATAATGTAAAGATCTAATGTTTTTGAAAGACTCATACTAATCCAATGTGTTGGGTAATATGCCAGATGCACAAGTTTATGTTCCAAATTCTCTATAAGTCATTTTTCAAATGTTCAAGGATGTTTGCTAGATGTATGGGAAAATGTTCCAAATGAATTTTTTAGCAATATTTTCAGTGCTAGCAATGGTTTTAAATTTTGGCAAGAAATTTTGGCTTAAAAAAGTGCCCGAATCCAACAAGTTTCAATGCATGAACAAAAGTGCAAAATGTATACACTCCTAGATCCACAAATGCAAAGGATGTTTGTTTGAACTTTGATTGTTTTAGTTTTTTCTTGAACTTTGATCACATATGTAAGTATACATTCAAGAAATGAAAAATTTAACACATTCTCTATGGCTCAATTTGGATATTTGTCTGTTTTTGGTTTCAATCGAGGAAGGAGATCTAAACACATAAGACACACCAACTAGCCTACTTAATTGGGATTATCAATCCATGTATTCATAAAGCACAAGAAGAAAACATGGCCAAAAAGTTGAACTAAAAGCTTTACAAGCTCAACTAAAGGTATCCTCAATATACCTCAAGGATATATTGATCCCTAAATCCATAGATGAAAAGGTAATACTAACAAACAATCAAGAGGAAAGGGTAGCCCACCCTTCACTTTCACTTCTCTAAGGCACAATATTCTTAGAGGCTTAGCCTAAATTGATGATATTCCACTTTCAAGAGGTGCCTCTTTTAATTAACTCTTTGCTCTTTATACTATCAAAATATGGGAGTTTAGCTCATCCCTAGATTGACCACTTCTTTAAACGCCCCCCTAAAAAGAAAAAGCAAGATCATTTATTTTTGATCCTCAAGTTTGTCGCTAGGATGCAAGAGGAGAGCACACACGAGTATACCTTAGAGATTAAAATATAAAGGGGTTTATTTCATCCAAATGCGAATGTGAAAAGTTGATTTAAGCCCAATTTTAATATGAGGAAGATACACCACACAGAATAGTAAGTAATGATCTTCCAATGATAACAAAGACTACAATCACTTTACAATGTAAAAGAGAGGGTTTAGAAATAGTACAACTAGATTTAATGCTTTCTAATCTTTCTTTATCCAATCCAATGAATTCCAAGGTAGATTTATCAACTTTGAATCTTGAAATTCTTTCCACAAACAAAAATGACCAAAGAAACAAACCTTAAAAAACAACACTTTGAAATGAAAGGTTGACTTTGAATGAATTTACCCATTTTTTTATGAAAGATCTAAAAAATCCATTTGATCCACAATGTATAGCTCTAAACCATCTTTGCAACaccttttgaatttcaaaaatctaatatgtatatcaaaatttatgctTGTTTTTTTGTAGGTGTTGCATAGGTGACCAGATGTGCCTCTATACTAATAGAATGTGGCCCTATACTAAGCAAATGCATTGAGAAATAGAACAAATGTGTTAAGAAACTAAGTACTTGACTTTATTGACTAAATGTTTGAATTTACTAGCCAAATGCGTTGCAGTACTGACAAAATGCTAACCAAATGCATTGCAGTATTGACAAAATGCACTACAATATTGATCAAATGTGTCGCAATGTTGACCAAAGTGTGGCCTTGCAAACAATTTgataaaatagaaaagaaggatACCATATGTATCCCACTGGACCAAAAAAATCTTAGGATGACAAATGCATGGCAAAATTGACCAAATGTGCCCTAAAGGATAACCAAATATGCCTAAATACTAACCAAATATGTGGATCTGACATAAAAATGAAATAAACCCCTTTGCAAAGAAAAACAATTGATACATATAGACCAAATATAGTGTAAGTTGGCCTCGATGCATGTTTTTTTAGCCCAAATGCACAAATATGAAATGCAACTTCAAAATAacacttggatttatttttttgttaaattaaGGACATGGGTCACATTGGGCGCGTCAAAATGTGCATGTATGAAAAAGTGAATCCAATAAGATGGAAACAATGCAACACAAGATCCAAATTCACAATCACAAAACCACTAAATGAAGCCTAAGCTCTATGCATACATCAAATGATTAACAATAATATCATAGAAAAGACCTTAGATTGCTCCATTATTTCTTGATAATCTTGAATTCTTGATATAGATTGTTCTCTTAGATTTTGTAGCATAACTTTGATATCATCATGATAGTATGAAGGCTTGATGCTTGATAATGACATTGACGTTGGTTAGCTCATGGATATGATCATAATGCATGCCTAAAGATTATGCTCTTGTAAGAATTCTAGCTTTAGGATAGATTGATCATGGTATGCTCTAGGGAATTTAATAACGAAAGTGCTACCTAGCATAGATTAGTCATGACATGCTCTAAAGATTTTGATAATGAAAGTGCTAGCTAGAGAAAATTGATGAGCGAAGGTCTTATTTATATGTCTCACTTAACATTCAATTAATGGTGGGGATCAATTAGAAAGATTAATGGATGAGACAATTTAAGAGAGGGTAGGACCTATAACACACATGGATTGCTGATGCAGAAGGATGGAGGGTATAAAGGCATGgaggaaataaataaaacatttaattttatttatgtaaggtgggaaattaaataaactattgaaatttatttattttttggatgGAAGctgttagttaattaaataacttttaaaaaatatttaattatagtcGACAAAaaacatgaattaattaaataaaattatttaatcaacaatGAAGggaaaatgatgaattaattaaataatttaaaaatatttaagtaataatagaaagaaaaatataatgaatcaattaaataataaaaaatatataattaatagaggaaattctagcttaattaaataaataaaatttatctaattaatatCGATAAAAGATCTAATGGGAAGGTAATGacatgacaagatgaaaatgcattaaTCATTTTTAGATGTTTACAAATAGAAATACTAAACGAACAATTGAATTGACAAATCTAGAGAGAAGAATCATGAATGACCTATCTATAGGATAAAGGGAAGAACATGGCTAGTTAGGAGCTTGCCAAAGTGGTCAAGCCTCAAATTTGATCTTTCTCCCTCTatgaaaattcaataagaaatatTAGTGTTTGCTCTTAGTCTAATTGTGTCTAGGACTAAGAGTTACATGTCTTGTGAATAACAATAATTTGGTCTACATATTATTACTCTAATACATACAATATAAATGATAGTAAACAAAATATTGAGGTTCTAATTATTGTGTAGGTGTACAAAAGGTAGAGCCAAGTGATGACAACTCTAAAGATATCAATAATGAGACACAATCATATATTAACAAGAAAACATAAAACAAGACAATATATAAACCTATCTAAACACCACTTCCATATAGAAAGAATGAGAATTAATGATTCAATGGAGCTCCAATTTTATGTAAGAATCTACATGCATTAGTACTAAAAAGTAATAACCATCAAGCATGCAAATAAACCAATGAAAATGAACTAAATAAGGTAAATCTTAATAAATTTTATTAGAGAATCATTATGAAGAAAAAAGCTCCAAAGCTTACAAACTAATGCTTGTGAAAATAAAGTGCTTCATTCAAAGTTGTTCGGAACTGTTATGAATACTCATCTTATGGTAATGCATTACAAATCTATAGAGAGAAGCAATGATAGTCAACAATATATGGAAGACATAATGTTGGCTATAGGCATTTTTCTCTATGTTTCTAGAATGTAGAGTAACCAAATAGGAAATAAAACCTCAGTTTTAAATAGTCAAATATCCGAGGAATGATTATTGTCAAAAAATCACTATATACATGTACAAGTCTCCAATAATAGAATGTTGAGAGAGACATGGTAGATGAAGAAAACCAACAATGTTTTAGAACTACCAACATGTAAAGGATAGACTTACCTTTTTGGTTTGAGAAAGTTGTGAATATTATGGAACATACGAAATGCAAAGAGCATTGAATGTTGTTTCTTAATCGCTATAAAAAGATATAaacatattaataaaaatataatggaaTGCCTTCCTTTATTGGATTGTTGTAAGGGAGAATGAAGCGTTAGAACATTTAAAAATGATGACTTGTTGAGATACCATTTGATAGAGAGAAGTATGTATGTGCCCTAATTTCACTCCAAAATTGTGTTGAATTCACTTTAAAATGCACAATATAAAAGAgtatattattgttttaaatgcatacaTAGAATAATATAAGTTCAATCACATATTGTTATATACACAAGTAAAAGTGCACAAATACAAATTCTATATTTCACATATTAGTAAAA is part of the Cryptomeria japonica chromosome 10, Sugi_1.0, whole genome shotgun sequence genome and harbors:
- the LOC131039415 gene encoding uncharacterized protein LOC131039415; this encodes MTAVVETSEDDATLAVARFTAEMAWADAGPEVAEPQVMRCCDEAQTFMVEGRWSDLASLLLTSADLIFSSSSEKDLDCIFTVICNLVTKAQTPDEALAMAEQIATKVTQQPNDKPALRLRILFNLYNMLDNRYSKFLVYKRALKLAANGKIADLIIPSFKKMDIFLKEWNIAKSDQRELFITISNILKDNKGSAKDSYSFLIKYLATFDGEDAYSMGEAKEEAVRAIIEFVKAPDMFQCDLLDMAAVAQLEKDGKYALVYRLLQIFLTQRLDAYLEFEATNSALLKSYGIVRDDCITKMRLMSFADLASKGSGEISYSSVRDTLRVTDDEVEFWIVRATSAKLVDCKMDQMRQVAVVSRSTERVFGPAQWNELHSRLSLWKDNITNIIRNIQKVNAAPEQVPEAMQGVAVQ